A window of the Vibrio fluvialis genome harbors these coding sequences:
- a CDS encoding McrC family protein has product MINGQSNNQNSVDLIKLKKHGSSIALQVINYVGVLETPCGTRIEILPKISEKEDSKAATRILLKMLSTVHKLSLHRFENSSLQTLNRPLFEILIGYFLKEVSDVIKKGIRSKYTRVQVRKPYLKGQLQTSKQINQRPGCLNSFHIAYDEFSPDRAENRLIRSALTQVMKWSKHSDNLRLGSELQCALDDIPHSGNYVLDFRQWSNERSLIHYRAVKPWCDLILSYQSPVSLAGQHNGVSMLFPIESLFERYVAIKLDKLLPLGLKLSSQVKSNSLVTHTPNSGNTEAWFRLIPDIIVSEKNSKKPFYVADTKWKRINEKLATAKHKYGISQSDMYQMFAYGHKYLKGRGTVYLIYPAYESFKNPLPPFFFDEQLSVRVVPYDLENDACEFIQEYTSLSELSC; this is encoded by the coding sequence ATGATTAACGGACAGAGTAATAATCAAAATTCAGTCGATCTTATAAAGCTAAAAAAACATGGCAGTTCTATTGCACTGCAAGTTATCAATTATGTTGGAGTATTAGAAACGCCTTGCGGCACCCGTATTGAAATTCTACCTAAAATCTCAGAAAAGGAAGACAGTAAAGCCGCAACGAGAATTCTTCTTAAGATGCTTTCAACGGTCCATAAACTTAGCTTGCATAGGTTTGAAAATTCTTCCTTACAAACGTTAAACAGACCGCTATTTGAAATATTGATTGGCTATTTCTTGAAAGAAGTCTCGGATGTGATTAAGAAGGGAATCCGCAGCAAGTACACCAGAGTTCAAGTTCGTAAACCTTACTTAAAAGGTCAGCTACAAACATCAAAGCAAATAAACCAAAGGCCAGGCTGCTTAAATAGTTTTCACATAGCTTACGATGAGTTTTCGCCAGATCGAGCAGAAAATAGATTAATACGCTCTGCGCTGACTCAAGTGATGAAGTGGTCCAAACACAGTGATAACTTACGTTTAGGTAGTGAATTGCAGTGTGCTCTTGATGATATCCCTCATTCAGGAAATTATGTATTAGATTTTCGTCAATGGTCCAATGAACGTTCGCTCATTCATTATCGAGCTGTGAAGCCTTGGTGTGACCTTATCTTGAGTTATCAATCACCAGTATCTCTTGCCGGGCAACATAATGGTGTATCTATGCTTTTTCCGATTGAGAGTCTTTTCGAACGTTATGTTGCTATCAAACTTGATAAATTACTCCCACTTGGACTTAAGTTAAGTTCACAAGTAAAAAGTAATTCTTTAGTCACTCATACTCCGAATTCGGGGAATACTGAGGCATGGTTTAGACTTATACCTGATATTATAGTGAGCGAAAAAAATTCGAAAAAGCCGTTCTATGTTGCTGATACAAAGTGGAAGAGGATTAATGAAAAGCTAGCTACGGCTAAACATAAATATGGTATTAGCCAATCTGACATGTATCAAATGTTTGCCTATGGACATAAATACTTAAAAGGAAGAGGTACGGTTTACTTAATTTACCCGGCGTATGAATCCTTCAAAAATCCATTACCCCCATTTTTCTTTGATGAGCAACTGTCAGTAAGAGTAGTTCCTTATGACCTTGAAAATGATGCGTGTGAGTTTATCCAAGAATATACATCGCTATCTGAGCTTTCTTGCTAG
- a CDS encoding AAA family ATPase, translating into MAIYCGDKNSTHLLNNMSEFKERCFIQGLSLFTDLAVWNSTTSQELIDFFVENLDEGDGDFFEKLETQLENSSPEAKVLASEMLWLMFLCPSNIGFESKRKSIERVFSWSGYEVATEARKRFLSGSALTGIGSAGTAYNTGRWRELVYVIRLVAALLKLSEQERRELLNDVERLPLWLEFIPENGSRQFRHMFLYLLFPEVHERIFGNTDRKAILTTLADIASAQYNRMDAKDVDAQLLALRRSFEVEYGTKELDYYVEPLRSKWKQAKSLSTNEVNDTAQEYDVKSNNKSQPLNTILYGPPGTGKTYNTINKALEIVDPDYFRANKDDRVAIKKRFDELLNSNRIGFVTFHQSFSYEDFVEGLKATTENNQVNYEIEDGIFKRLCESARAKPTVKAAQDNVDISGRKIWKMSLGDIAGDDAFIYQQCVENGYVLLGYGYDIDFTHASDRKQVAQTYRSNNVEIENESYDYQVTSVNKFKNEMSIGDLIVVSDGNRKFRAIAEITSDYYFNNSEVDDVSYSQARKVTWHRVYEPSLPVDELFKKNLSQMTLYRLYDSTIDTEKLRSILQGSDDSGNVAPGRTVGKYQIESISDELITIRKPNGSELPMPKSIVDELCDLVRSGDISIEDIKQKRVFDKTDSLMEKFLVNGYPNVLSPLVEGIVNKGISLSNQASSDKRVLIIDEINRGNISNIFGELITLIEPSKRAGGKEALSVKLPYSKDVFSVPDNVHIIGTMNTADKSLAQLDIALRRRFQFEEMMTNYELLETIPLIEGIDVKLMVETINKRIELLYDREHTIGHSFFLPLVEYPSIEKLSEIMGLEILPLLEEYFFEDWERVAMVLGDQLKTDESLRFICEQFDADEMKLLLGDAWELNGVQPYVRNSQALKSPHAYIGIYS; encoded by the coding sequence ATGGCTATATATTGTGGCGACAAGAACTCTACTCATTTACTTAACAACATGTCGGAGTTTAAAGAGCGTTGTTTTATTCAAGGGCTATCACTTTTTACAGATCTCGCGGTATGGAATTCAACGACGAGCCAAGAGCTTATTGATTTTTTCGTCGAAAACTTGGATGAAGGTGACGGCGACTTCTTTGAAAAGTTAGAAACTCAACTAGAAAATTCTTCTCCAGAAGCCAAAGTACTAGCGTCTGAAATGCTGTGGCTGATGTTTCTTTGTCCAAGTAATATTGGTTTTGAATCTAAGCGCAAAAGTATTGAGCGAGTATTTTCCTGGAGTGGCTACGAGGTCGCTACAGAAGCTCGAAAAAGATTTCTTTCTGGTAGCGCTTTGACCGGAATTGGAAGCGCTGGAACTGCTTACAATACGGGCCGTTGGCGCGAGCTTGTCTATGTAATTCGATTGGTTGCTGCTTTGTTAAAGCTTTCTGAACAGGAGAGAAGAGAGCTTTTAAATGATGTTGAGCGATTACCTCTGTGGCTAGAATTTATTCCTGAAAATGGTTCTAGGCAGTTTCGTCATATGTTTTTATACCTGCTGTTTCCAGAAGTTCATGAGCGCATATTCGGCAATACGGACAGAAAAGCTATATTGACTACTCTAGCCGATATAGCTAGTGCCCAATACAATCGTATGGATGCCAAGGACGTTGATGCTCAACTATTGGCACTGAGGCGCTCATTTGAAGTAGAGTACGGGACTAAAGAACTCGACTATTACGTAGAACCATTACGTTCGAAATGGAAGCAAGCTAAGTCATTGTCCACTAATGAGGTCAACGACACAGCACAGGAGTATGATGTGAAGAGTAATAATAAATCTCAACCACTTAATACGATCCTTTATGGTCCGCCGGGCACTGGTAAAACCTACAACACGATTAATAAGGCATTAGAAATTGTGGACCCAGATTATTTTAGAGCTAATAAGGATGATCGAGTTGCTATCAAAAAGCGATTTGATGAGCTTCTAAACAGCAATCGTATTGGTTTCGTTACCTTTCATCAGAGCTTCAGTTATGAAGATTTTGTTGAAGGCTTGAAAGCAACTACTGAAAATAATCAGGTAAATTACGAAATTGAAGATGGAATTTTCAAACGTTTATGCGAATCTGCTCGTGCCAAACCAACAGTAAAAGCAGCTCAAGATAATGTTGATATTAGTGGCCGTAAAATCTGGAAAATGTCATTAGGTGATATCGCTGGTGATGATGCTTTTATCTATCAGCAATGTGTTGAAAATGGTTACGTTCTTTTAGGTTATGGCTATGACATTGATTTCACTCACGCAAGTGATCGTAAGCAAGTGGCTCAAACATACCGCAGCAATAACGTAGAAATTGAGAATGAGAGCTATGACTACCAAGTAACGTCAGTAAACAAGTTTAAGAATGAGATGAGCATCGGCGATTTGATCGTCGTCTCGGATGGTAACCGTAAGTTTCGTGCTATTGCTGAAATTACCAGTGATTACTACTTCAATAACTCTGAGGTTGATGATGTTAGCTACTCTCAAGCAAGAAAAGTCACCTGGCATAGAGTGTATGAACCATCATTGCCTGTTGATGAATTGTTCAAGAAGAACTTGTCTCAAATGACCTTGTATCGACTATACGATTCAACCATTGATACTGAAAAGCTCCGATCTATATTACAAGGTAGTGATGATTCTGGTAACGTCGCGCCGGGACGTACTGTAGGTAAGTATCAGATCGAGTCTATCTCTGATGAACTGATAACTATCCGTAAGCCCAATGGCTCAGAGCTTCCTATGCCAAAATCGATTGTTGATGAGCTTTGTGATTTAGTGCGTTCTGGTGATATTTCGATTGAAGATATTAAGCAGAAAAGAGTGTTTGATAAAACTGACTCTTTGATGGAAAAGTTTCTGGTTAATGGCTACCCAAATGTCTTAAGCCCTTTAGTTGAAGGGATTGTTAACAAAGGAATATCGCTATCTAATCAAGCATCTTCAGACAAGAGAGTGTTGATTATCGATGAAATTAACCGAGGTAACATTTCCAATATATTTGGTGAGCTAATTACCTTGATTGAGCCGAGTAAGCGAGCCGGTGGTAAAGAAGCGCTGTCGGTTAAGCTTCCATATTCAAAAGATGTTTTCTCGGTTCCAGATAACGTACACATCATTGGCACGATGAACACGGCTGATAAGTCACTTGCTCAGCTTGATATTGCATTACGCCGCCGCTTTCAGTTTGAAGAAATGATGACGAATTATGAGCTGCTTGAGACAATCCCGCTAATAGAAGGTATTGATGTTAAGCTGATGGTTGAAACTATCAACAAAAGAATAGAGCTATTGTACGACCGTGAACACACAATAGGTCACAGCTTCTTTTTACCTTTAGTTGAATACCCTTCGATTGAGAAGCTATCAGAAATCATGGGGCTGGAAATTCTTCCTCTTTTAGAAGAATATTTCTTTGAGGATTGGGAGCGGGTAGCGATGGTATTAGGAGATCAGCTTAAGACCGATGAGAGCTTACGTTTTATCTGCGAACAATTCGATGCTGACGAGATGAAACTGCTACTGGGAGATGCTTGGGAGTTAAACGGTGTTCAGCCTTATGTAAGGAACAGTCAAGCTCTGAAGAGTCCTCATGCTTACATCGGTATCTATTCTTAA
- a CDS encoding AAA domain-containing protein, which translates to MNNQGWVHYWRNSLADADSAKGALKKQDLTNYERTTTNEFKEGKLEPDSPLLEDLFRNEPDTLTAVQIHLRPVTYYLRKVHGKDYSGNMPGVLTPIICSLWVNREGRMFPHTTPFIPRDLLAPQGTDTFTIADVDKLDKFLTVHEITAQSAEGIPAKFEREEQYLNHQKDWQNYYGLTQKLFADYCDRSRIEQFYEDIESRGLVNKISECLGASRHILKLYDNLCNSSTDLPLLDSYAAKTVTNHDECLDVSQTVNLRFGHSNRQFPLAKAQCDALAHTLALQEGDILAVNGPPGTGKTTFVLSVVASLWIESALKESQPPLIIAASTNNQAVTNIIDAFGKDFDEGDDELSGRWLPDIFSYGGYLPSAYGESEAAKRYQTKHFYEKVEQLDFLDQAQAHYLDRAKQAFPQQNFADVTQVKIYLLVELRRHQTQLDQIQSNWHHYNRQLNDIHSRLGDNPQQTLADQQQAVSSAQALKDNAKERLTAWRTYLGNESTWLTLFRWLSPIKNKLELQRKNFMFSLIEHDEEHIENLSSDRFESLLKQVFSSKKDDFDDQNNRYQSWLEQYQKFEQSQQNWLDSINHLTENAPEQTIPQLADIDSVLDITTRFRMFRLAVHYWEACWLLSCRDMGQELNKQARKTGLKTVRPRWQRRMMLTPCIVSTFHSLPSHMTYQSHVGNNEFETDYLLNEIDLLIIDEAGQVAPEVAAASFALAKKALVIGDIYQIPPIRNVSSSIDRGNLKQHKVIKSDDEYTAIQEAGRSVVTGSAMHVAQQASRFHYMQEAEPGMFLQEHRRCYDELISYCNELCYQGILIPKRGQATEDSLYSPFSHLHVDGIAESFSGSRRNKLEAETIAAWLHANKAKIENYYGEPLAKCVGIITPFSAQVNQITTACHAYEIKVGKGKDQLTVGTVHSLQGAERKIIIFSQVYTRHNDGGFIDMDPSMLNVAVSRAKDAFLVFGDLDIIEAAPSSSPRGLLAKYLFTDERNELEFSVGQRPDLLQICGHPKLLTNAEEHDAFLSKLLGEVKRSIDIVSPWLLLDKLQSTGQLELLKTALHKGVQITIHTDRHFNTTVANHPDTNKVKAFQHCCATLEQLGIVINVINGVHSKSVFADDRYMAVGSFNWFSASRSAKYANIETSLIYVGELEKEIKTQLDFLNSRSCSTNKQPVT; encoded by the coding sequence ATGAATAATCAGGGCTGGGTTCACTATTGGCGTAATTCGCTTGCCGATGCCGACAGCGCAAAAGGTGCATTAAAAAAGCAAGATCTGACGAATTATGAGCGGACGACAACTAACGAATTCAAAGAAGGTAAGCTAGAACCGGATTCTCCCTTGCTAGAAGATCTGTTTCGCAATGAACCAGATACTCTCACCGCCGTACAAATTCATCTTCGCCCAGTCACCTATTATCTTAGGAAGGTACATGGCAAAGATTACAGCGGTAATATGCCAGGGGTACTGACGCCGATTATCTGCTCTTTGTGGGTCAATCGTGAAGGGCGAATGTTTCCCCACACCACGCCATTCATACCTCGTGATTTACTTGCTCCTCAAGGGACAGACACCTTTACTATCGCTGACGTCGATAAACTCGATAAATTCCTGACAGTGCACGAAATAACAGCCCAATCGGCTGAAGGTATTCCAGCCAAATTCGAACGAGAAGAACAGTATCTGAACCATCAAAAAGATTGGCAAAACTATTACGGGCTCACCCAAAAACTGTTTGCCGACTACTGCGATAGATCCCGAATCGAGCAGTTCTACGAAGACATTGAAAGTCGTGGTTTAGTCAACAAAATCAGCGAGTGTTTAGGGGCCTCAAGACATATTTTAAAACTGTACGATAACCTCTGTAATTCAAGCACAGACTTGCCTCTGCTTGATAGTTACGCGGCAAAAACAGTAACCAACCACGATGAGTGTCTTGATGTATCTCAGACAGTGAATCTGCGTTTTGGTCACTCAAATCGTCAATTCCCGTTAGCTAAAGCGCAATGCGATGCTTTGGCACACACCTTAGCCCTGCAGGAAGGCGATATTCTTGCGGTCAATGGCCCTCCAGGCACGGGTAAAACAACGTTCGTTCTATCTGTAGTCGCATCATTGTGGATTGAATCGGCGCTAAAAGAGAGTCAGCCACCGCTCATCATTGCAGCATCGACGAATAACCAAGCCGTAACCAACATCATTGATGCTTTTGGTAAAGACTTCGATGAGGGCGACGATGAGCTATCAGGCCGATGGTTACCCGACATTTTTAGCTACGGAGGCTACCTGCCATCAGCCTATGGTGAATCGGAAGCTGCCAAACGCTACCAAACTAAGCATTTCTATGAAAAAGTCGAACAATTGGATTTTCTCGATCAAGCCCAAGCGCATTATTTGGATAGAGCAAAACAGGCGTTTCCACAACAGAATTTTGCTGATGTAACGCAAGTTAAAATATATCTCCTTGTCGAATTACGCCGACATCAAACCCAGTTAGATCAAATCCAAAGCAATTGGCATCACTACAACCGCCAACTGAATGACATCCATTCACGCCTTGGGGACAATCCACAACAAACATTGGCAGATCAACAACAAGCGGTTTCTAGTGCGCAAGCATTGAAAGATAACGCCAAAGAACGGTTAACTGCATGGCGAACCTACCTAGGCAACGAATCTACATGGTTAACTCTGTTTAGGTGGCTATCGCCAATCAAGAACAAACTTGAACTTCAGCGCAAAAATTTCATGTTCAGCCTTATTGAGCACGATGAAGAACACATTGAAAATCTGTCATCAGATCGATTTGAGAGCCTACTCAAGCAAGTATTTTCTAGCAAAAAAGATGATTTTGACGATCAAAATAACCGATATCAATCTTGGTTAGAGCAGTATCAAAAGTTTGAGCAATCACAGCAAAATTGGCTTGATTCTATTAATCACCTTACTGAGAACGCTCCAGAACAAACCATTCCACAACTGGCCGACATCGATTCGGTTTTGGATATCACTACCCGTTTTCGAATGTTCCGCTTAGCTGTCCATTACTGGGAAGCATGCTGGTTACTGAGTTGCAGAGATATGGGCCAAGAACTGAACAAGCAGGCCCGGAAAACAGGCTTGAAAACAGTTCGTCCTCGTTGGCAGCGGCGGATGATGCTCACCCCTTGTATTGTATCAACGTTCCATTCTCTGCCTTCTCATATGACTTATCAGTCTCACGTTGGGAATAATGAGTTTGAAACAGACTATCTGCTTAATGAAATAGACCTTTTGATCATTGATGAAGCTGGCCAAGTGGCCCCAGAAGTTGCCGCAGCCTCATTCGCACTCGCCAAAAAAGCCTTGGTGATCGGTGATATTTACCAAATCCCGCCGATTAGAAATGTGAGCTCATCGATTGATCGAGGTAATTTAAAACAGCATAAAGTGATCAAATCAGATGATGAATACACAGCCATTCAAGAGGCTGGCCGAAGTGTCGTGACTGGCAGTGCGATGCATGTAGCCCAACAAGCAAGCCGTTTTCATTATATGCAAGAAGCGGAACCTGGCATGTTTTTGCAAGAACACCGACGCTGTTATGATGAATTAATCTCGTACTGCAATGAGCTTTGCTATCAGGGCATCCTGATCCCCAAGAGAGGACAAGCAACCGAAGATAGCCTCTACTCTCCTTTCAGTCATTTACACGTCGATGGTATCGCGGAGTCATTTAGCGGAAGCCGACGCAATAAACTAGAAGCAGAAACTATCGCTGCATGGCTACATGCTAATAAAGCTAAAATAGAGAATTACTACGGAGAACCACTGGCCAAATGTGTGGGTATCATTACGCCATTTTCAGCTCAAGTGAACCAGATCACAACCGCGTGTCATGCCTACGAGATCAAAGTAGGTAAAGGGAAAGATCAACTCACCGTTGGCACCGTTCATTCCCTTCAAGGTGCTGAGCGCAAAATCATCATTTTTTCTCAGGTGTATACTAGACACAACGATGGCGGGTTTATCGACATGGATCCTTCAATGCTTAACGTAGCTGTCTCGCGAGCTAAAGATGCATTCTTGGTCTTTGGTGATTTGGACATAATTGAAGCGGCTCCATCATCTTCTCCACGAGGATTACTGGCCAAGTATCTCTTCACTGACGAGCGGAATGAGCTTGAGTTTAGTGTTGGTCAGCGTCCCGATTTATTACAAATATGCGGCCATCCAAAATTGCTCACCAATGCCGAGGAGCACGATGCGTTCTTGTCTAAACTGTTGGGGGAAGTAAAACGAAGCATCGATATCGTCTCGCCTTGGTTATTGCTAGACAAACTGCAATCAACTGGGCAACTAGAACTACTAAAAACGGCACTGCACAAAGGTGTTCAAATCACCATACACACCGACAGACATTTCAATACCACGGTCGCAAATCACCCAGATACCAATAAGGTAAAAGCGTTTCAACATTGTTGTGCGACCTTGGAACAACTTGGTATCGTTATCAACGTGATAAATGGTGTCCATAGCAAAAGCGTTTTTGCTGATGATCGGTATATGGCGGTGGGGTCATTTAATTGGTTTAGTGCAAGCAGAAGCGCAAAATATGCCAATATCGAAACATCATTGATTTATGTCGGTGAGTTAGAGAAGGAGATTAAAACCCAACTCGACTTCCTCAATAGTCGCAGCTGCAGCACAAACAAGCAGCCCGTGACGTAG
- a CDS encoding IS3 family transposase (programmed frameshift), translated as MKKRFNEQQIIAILKEAEAGIPARELCRKHGISDATFYTWRKKYAGLDVSEARRLKALEDENARLKKLLAETLLDAEALKIALSQKLLTVEDKRKAVKVIQKSTLLSERRACLLVGIQRASLRYQPQANREDDKLLARIKELALERRRFGYRRIHRLLRREGFDVNHKRVYRLYCELGLTVISKRRRRKSQCVEREPLLLPSVPNHTWSMDFVMDALSNGRRIKCLTIVDDYTKECLDIPVATGISGDEIVITLESIAAFRGYPASIRTDQGPEFTGKALHQWAYQHGVILKLIQAGKPTQNAYIESFNGKFRDECLNEHWFRDLSHARDLISLWRMDYNENRPHSALGYLTPSEFAATTERHETVVI; from the exons ATGAAAAAGCGATTCAATGAACAACAAATCATTGCCATTTTAAAGGAAGCGGAAGCAGGTATCCCCGCCAGAGAGCTTTGCCGCAAGCATGGGATATCGGATGCGACGTTTTACACATGGCGCAAAAAATACGCAGGACTGGATGTCTCTGAAGCCCGTCGCCTTAAGGCACTGGAAGACGAGAACGCTCGGCTCAAAAAGCTGCTGGCTGAGACACTGCTGGATGCAGAAGCACTTAAAATCGCTCTTAGCCAAAAGT TACTGACCGTCGAGGACAAGCGCAAGGCTGTTAAAGTCATTCAGAAAAGCACCCTGCTTTCAGAACGCAGAGCCTGTCTACTCGTCGGTATTCAACGCGCGTCACTGCGATATCAACCTCAAGCTAATCGCGAGGATGATAAGCTTCTGGCTCGTATAAAAGAGCTGGCATTGGAACGACGTCGATTCGGTTATCGTCGGATCCATCGCCTTCTGAGGCGAGAAGGTTTTGATGTTAACCATAAGCGAGTTTATCGCTTGTACTGCGAATTAGGCTTAACGGTCATCAGCAAACGGAGACGTAGAAAATCACAGTGTGTTGAGCGAGAGCCTCTCTTGCTTCCTTCAGTACCAAATCACACTTGGTCTATGGACTTTGTGATGGATGCGCTCAGTAACGGCAGACGAATTAAATGCCTGACGATTGTGGATGATTACACAAAGGAGTGCCTAGATATTCCTGTTGCTACGGGGATCTCGGGAGATGAAATCGTGATCACGCTGGAGTCTATCGCTGCGTTTCGCGGTTATCCAGCATCGATACGAACGGATCAAGGCCCAGAATTTACAGGGAAAGCGCTCCACCAATGGGCTTATCAGCATGGTGTGATTTTAAAATTAATCCAGGCAGGAAAACCGACACAAAATGCTTATATTGAAAGTTTTAATGGTAAGTTCAGAGATGAATGTTTAAACGAGCACTGGTTTAGGGATTTGAGTCATGCTCGTGACCTAATCAGCCTCTGGCGAATGGATTACAATGAAAATCGCCCCCACTCAGCACTGGGTTACTTAACTCCTTCTGAGTTTGCAGCGACAACAGAACGGCACGAAACAGTGGTAATTTAA
- a CDS encoding LysR substrate-binding domain-containing protein → MLKSHNVSALHTFMLVAQHPSFSSAAKALHLTTGAISQQLLQLEGQLGFSLFERHSRGVRLTEAGQTLLTVLQRSFQEIDSAIQSLSQRDNRKEIRLKLTPSLAFKWLVPRLDDFYRHNPDIQIQMFAEGALVDSDRRDFDLAIDYGPLPYPKQNAEMLMEESLLPVMSPAYLAAHPQLSHAAGWQDVVLLHDAMPWAKAPRDFEWLYWASEMGLELATQRGHFFNRTDMAMSAAEAGVGIAMARMALITNELDSGKLVTPFTPIAANAGYFLITHTANDTTRIFRDWLKAQIEGR, encoded by the coding sequence ATGTTAAAAAGCCACAATGTCTCCGCATTACATACCTTTATGCTGGTCGCACAGCACCCGAGTTTCAGCAGTGCAGCGAAAGCGCTGCACCTCACCACGGGGGCGATCAGCCAGCAATTGTTGCAATTGGAAGGGCAGCTAGGTTTTAGCCTGTTTGAACGACATTCGCGAGGTGTGCGTTTAACTGAAGCAGGGCAGACGCTGCTCACGGTGTTGCAGCGCAGCTTTCAGGAAATTGATTCTGCAATACAAAGCCTTAGCCAACGTGACAACCGCAAAGAGATTCGCCTCAAACTGACGCCGTCGCTGGCCTTTAAATGGTTAGTACCGCGCCTGGATGACTTTTATCGTCACAACCCGGATATTCAGATTCAGATGTTTGCCGAAGGCGCGCTGGTGGACAGTGACCGCCGAGATTTCGATCTTGCGATCGACTACGGCCCGCTGCCATACCCCAAACAAAATGCAGAAATGTTGATGGAAGAATCGTTGCTGCCGGTGATGAGCCCGGCTTATCTGGCGGCGCACCCACAGTTAAGTCATGCCGCCGGTTGGCAGGATGTGGTGCTGCTGCACGATGCGATGCCGTGGGCCAAAGCGCCGCGCGATTTCGAATGGTTGTACTGGGCATCCGAGATGGGATTGGAACTCGCGACCCAGCGCGGCCATTTCTTCAACCGAACCGACATGGCGATGTCTGCCGCCGAAGCGGGCGTGGGTATTGCCATGGCGCGCATGGCGCTCATCACCAATGAACTCGACAGTGGCAAACTGGTCACGCCTTTTACACCCATTGCGGCCAACGCCGGTTATTTTCTCATCACCCACACCGCCAACGACACCACCCGCATCTTCCGCGATTGGCTGAAAGCGCAGATTGAAGGCCGCTGA
- a CDS encoding D-amino acid dehydrogenase has product MEVIVLGSGVVGLTSAWYLSQAGHSVTVVDRQPRSAEETSFANAGQISYGYSSPWAAPGIPQKAVKWLFEKHAPLKIKPSLDPKLLGWMTQMLANCQLSRYQVNKARMLAIANHSRACLTQLNKEHNVQYQGRQQGTLQVFRDEKQLVSIEKDMRLLEESGVRFELMNVDSCIAQEPGLAPVKDKLVGGLYLPDDETGDCYLFCQQMTELAKAHGVRFEFDTQIKSLATEGKKIVGVQTDKGLLKADAYVVALGSFSTAMLKPLGIDIPVYPVKGYSLTVPIVNPELSPQSTVMDETYKVALTRFDDRIRVAGTAELAGFDPSIPTARKETIEMVVRDLFPQGGDFDQAQFWTGFRPMTPDGTPIIGATQFDNLFTNTGHGTLGWTMACGSAHLLADIMTRGKAEIDTRGLNVFRYQNAS; this is encoded by the coding sequence ATGGAAGTTATCGTATTAGGTAGTGGTGTGGTCGGCCTCACTTCAGCATGGTACTTGTCTCAGGCAGGACACAGCGTCACGGTCGTCGACCGACAACCGCGCAGCGCTGAAGAAACCAGTTTCGCGAACGCCGGACAGATCTCTTACGGCTACTCTTCCCCATGGGCGGCGCCGGGCATTCCGCAAAAAGCGGTCAAATGGCTGTTTGAAAAACACGCGCCCCTGAAAATTAAACCGTCACTGGATCCAAAACTGCTGGGTTGGATGACGCAAATGCTGGCGAACTGCCAATTGTCGCGCTACCAGGTCAACAAAGCGCGCATGCTGGCGATTGCCAACCACAGCCGCGCCTGTCTGACCCAACTGAACAAAGAGCACAATGTGCAATATCAGGGCCGTCAGCAAGGGACGCTGCAAGTGTTCCGTGATGAAAAACAGCTGGTCTCAATTGAAAAAGACATGCGTTTGCTGGAAGAAAGCGGCGTGCGTTTTGAACTGATGAATGTCGACTCGTGTATCGCGCAAGAGCCGGGCCTGGCCCCAGTGAAAGACAAACTGGTGGGCGGCCTGTACCTGCCGGATGATGAAACGGGCGACTGCTACCTGTTCTGTCAGCAAATGACGGAACTGGCGAAAGCTCACGGTGTGCGTTTTGAGTTCGATACTCAAATCAAATCGCTGGCGACGGAAGGCAAAAAGATCGTCGGTGTCCAAACCGATAAAGGTCTGCTGAAAGCGGATGCGTACGTGGTTGCGTTAGGCAGCTTCTCAACCGCGATGCTGAAACCGCTGGGCATTGATATTCCGGTTTACCCAGTGAAAGGTTATTCACTGACCGTGCCTATCGTGAATCCAGAACTGTCGCCACAATCAACCGTCATGGATGAAACGTACAAAGTGGCGCTGACCCGTTTTGATGACCGTATTCGTGTGGCGGGCACCGCAGAACTGGCGGGCTTTGACCCATCGATTCCGACCGCACGTAAAGAGACGATTGAAATGGTGGTGCGCGATCTGTTCCCGCAAGGTGGCGATTTCGACCAAGCGCAATTCTGGACCGGCTTCCGCCCAATGACGCCAGATGGCACGCCAATCATCGGTGCGACGCAGTTCGATAACCTGTTCACCAACACCGGTCACGGTACACTGGGTTGGACAATGGCTTGTGGTTCTGCGCATCTGCTGGCGGATATCATGACCCGCGGCAAAGCCGAGATCGACACTCGTGGCCTGAACGTGTTCCGCTACCAAAACGCGTCTTAA